From the Lepidochelys kempii isolate rLepKem1 chromosome 2, rLepKem1.hap2, whole genome shotgun sequence genome, one window contains:
- the LOC140906120 gene encoding zinc finger MYM-type protein 1-like codes for MLQSVAWRQQPSSTEIYDDTTLTGSSGNTSRVDGKDLAKAISSFKFLVSLVVWYDILFEINMTSKQLQAKEFDIRDTINQLGETKKFLGGRRSDTDFEKTLVDAGELAEELDVPALFEPDPIHIRKKRKQFIYEADDEPIYNLKEKFKVNFYFAVIDTAIRSAEEIFILMQQISSVFGFLYDIYSLQNTTSKQIMEHCLNVEQALQHGESKDIDAFDLCNELQAIARRVQKSASPQDVLNFIWKNKLTDTVPITVIALRILLTLPVSVAIGEQSFSKLKLIKTNMRTSMLQQRLVGLSTLSIEHDIARSIDLEELVSKFAKLKVRKNKF; via the coding sequence ATGCTGCAAAGCGTTGCTTGGAGGCAACAGCCTTCTTCGACAGAGATCTATGATGACACTACTCTAACAGGATCATCTGGCAATACGTCACGAGTTGATGGAAAGGATCTTGCAAAAGCCATTTCTAGTTTCAAGTTTCTTGTTTCTCTTGTTGTTTGGTATGACATATTGTTTGAGATCAACATGACTAGCAAACAACTTCAGGCGAAAGAATTCGACATACGTGACACCATTAATCAACTTGGAGAAACCAAGAAGTTTCTTGGGGGCCGCAGAAGTGACACAGACTTTGAGAAAACATTGGTAGATGCAGGTGAACTTGCGGAGGAGTTGGATGTACCGGCACTTTTTGAACCAGATCCAATCCATATTAGAAAAAAGAGGAAGCAGTTCATATATGAAGCAGATGACGAACCTATTTATAATCTGAAAGAAAAATTCAAAGTGAACTTTTATTTTGCTGTCATTGACACAGCAATACGTTCAGCTGAAGAAATATTCATATTGATGCAGCAAATTAGTTCAGTATTTGGCTTCCTATATGATATTTACAGTTTGCAAAATACAACATCAAAGCAAATTATGGAACATTGCTTGAATGTGGAGCAAGCTTTGCAACATGGTGAATCCAAAGATATCGATGCCTTTGACTTGTGCAATGAATTGCAAGCTATTGCAAGACGAGTCCAAAAGAGTGCATCACCACAAGATGTTCTGAACTTCATATGGAAAAATAAGCTGACAGATACTGTCCCCATTACAGTTATTGCTCTTCGCATCCTCTTGACTCTCCCAGTCTCTGTGGCCATTGGTGAGCAAAGCTTCTCGAAGCTCAAGTTGATAAAAACAAACATGCGAACATCAATGTTGCAACAAAGACTTGTTGGGCTATCTACCTTGTCAATAGAACATGACATTGCTCGCAGCATTGACTTGGAGGAACTGGTTTCTAAATTTGCTAAACTGAAAGTGcggaaaaataaattctaa